The Coregonus clupeaformis isolate EN_2021a chromosome 6, ASM2061545v1, whole genome shotgun sequence genome has a segment encoding these proteins:
- the znf296 gene encoding zinc finger protein 296 codes for MSRRKQGSRPQHLSAIQDAPEPWDAATPSSLEERGSLPQVRGLEEGRDLLTCGQCDQAFPLAHILAFIQHKQGGCRSRNHAPDTHTPPSPANRTQRRGAVTQVEAGFVELRRVTDRSRGEEHNVKMEPNRTAEEPSCFTCQLCECVFPSAWALLQHAQHTHSFSIYQEDGEKDEEENMGRGGHQHSKPAATLDPCQLSHTLATAFHPSVLRLPRIFRPRQNHRPASQASSTPSSRERQALNFCLRELAEGSNTTSIITTAGGLVPSPSTSPPAASSFTQCGPVQAGYPCELCGQGFQSLRSLSAHRRTHACERPYHCGLCDQAFVQSGQLARHMRSHRRETGVGGGGGYEGVEVGLLGEDEGGRQGMRGRFVMQGAGEGVLSGEPGVRETSELDLSLSKHHSPGSGLILLSSQPGGPDMSLLRLFQPQGEVVEDEVEGQEEPQHAYPCASPSEGSLESGETGGSGESGIASGNCTPKRPEREERAQVVGEWESEKDGEMAGGEKEWLTGGNSEVVQEWQRVNERRGGGGGNSVISSNSGNNDGGSGKKKKEEACEYCGKQFRNSSNLTVHRRSHTGERPYQCGLCSYACAQSSKLTRHMKTHGAHGTRAPFLCQLCGVPFTVYATLEKHLKKVHGLSHASVGTYTQASAADAIWALGKMEDGVVIKMEEDDACTDQTESNMAAMEEMGVEAEENQKEEVDGTVSPAIVEDSVGELPTEGSADVGLA; via the exons ATGTCCAGACGCAAACAAGGCAGCCGACCGCAACACCTGAGTGCAATTCAAG ATGCCCCTGAGCCCTGGGACGCTGCCACTCCTTCGTCATTGGAGGAGAGGGGGTCCCTTCCCCAGGTCAGAGGTCTTGAGGAGGGTCGTGACCTGCTGACCTGTGGGCAGTGCGACCAGGCCTTCCCTCTCGCCCACATCCTGGCCTTCATTCAGCACAAACAGGGGGGCTGCCGCTCCCGGAATCACGCCCCCGACAcccacacccctccctccccagccAACCGGACACAGCGACGCGGTGCTGTCACTCAGGTAGAGGCTGGGTTCGTGGAGCTGAGGAGAGTGACGGACAGGTCCAGAGGGGAGGAGCATAATGTGAAAATGGAGCCTAACAGAACAG CAGAAGAGCCGTCCTGCTTCACCTGCcagctgtgtgagtgtgtgtttcccTCTGCCTGGGCCCTGCTCCAACACGCCCAGCACACACACTCCTTCAGTATCTACCAGGAGGACGGCgagaaggatgaggaggagaacATGGGAAGAGGGGGTCACCAGCACTCCAAACCTGCAGCCACCTTGGATCCCTGTCAACTGAGCCACACCCTGGCAACCGCATTCCACCCTTCCGTTCTGCGTCTGCCCCGCATCTTCCGTCCACGGCAGAACCACAGGCCAGCTTCTCAGGCCAGCTCCACCCCTTCCTCCAGAGAACGACAGGCCCTCAACTTCTGTCTGAGAGAGCTGGCTGAGGGCAGTAACACCACCTCCATCATCACCACCGCTGGAGGTCTGGTCCCCTCTCCATCGACATCCCCCCCGGCCGCCTCTTCCTTCACCCAGTGCGGGCCCGTCCAGGCGGGGTATCCATGTGAGCTGTGTGGCCAGGGCTTCCAGTCCCTACGCAGCCTGTCAGCCCACCGGAGGACCCACGCATGTGAGCGGCCCTACCACTGTGGCTTGTGTGACCAGGCCTTCGTCCAGAGTGGTCAGCTGGCTCGCCACATGAGGAGTCACCGCAGAGAGACAGGCGTGGGTGGAGGAGGGGGCTAcgagggggtggaggtggggcTGTTAGGGGAGGATGAGGGGGGTCGGCAGGGGATGAGAGGGAGGTTTGTAATGCAGGGGGCAGGAGAGGGGGTGTTGAGTGGAGAACCAGGGGTGAGGGAGACCTCTGAGTTGGACCTATCCCTGTCCAAGCATCACTCCCCAGGCTCTGGACTGATCCTGCTCTCCTCCCAGCCTGGAGGTCCAGACATGAGCCTGCTCAGGCTGTTCCAACCCCAGGGAGAAGTGGTGGAGGATGAGGTGGAGGGACAAGAGGAGCCCCAGCATGCGTACCCCTGCGCCAGCCCCTCAGAGGGGTCACTTGAAAGCGGAGAGACAGGGGGCAGCGGGGAGAGTGGCATCGCCAGCGGAAACTGCACCCCCAAACGgccggagagggaggagagggctcAGGTGGTGGGGGAGTGGGAAAGCGAGAAGGACGGAGAGATGGCGGGTGGAGAGAAGGAATGGCTTACAGGCGGGAACAGCGAGGTGGTCCAGGAGTGGCAGAGGGTGAACGaacggaggggaggaggaggaggaaacagCGTCATCAGCAGTAACAGTGGTAACAACGATGGGGGGTcagggaagaagaagaaggaggaggccTGTGAGTACTGTGGGAAACAGTTCCGGAACAGCAGCAACCTGACAGTGCACCGGCGCAGCCACACGGGAGAACGACCCTACCAGTGCGGCCTGTGCAGCTACGCATGTGCCCAGAGCTCCAAACTCACACGCCACATGAAGACCCACGGTGCCCACGGAACCCGCGCCCCGTTCCTGTGCCAGCTGTGTGGGGTGCCCTTCACTGTGTACGCCACCCTGGAGAAACACCTGAAGAAGGTGCACGGGCTAAGCCATGCCAGCGTCGGGACATACACCCAGGCCAGCGCAGCTGATGCCATCTGGGCCCTTGGCAAAATGGAGGACGGGGTGGTCATCAAGATGGAGGAGGATGACGCCTGCACGGACCAGACAGAAAGCAACATGGCTGCAATGGAGGAGATGGGAGTGGAGGCAGAGGAGAACCAGAAAGAGGAGGTGGATGGTACAGTCAGCCCAGCCATAGTGGAGGATAGTGTGGGTGAGCTTCCTACTGAAGGCAGTGCGGACGTGGGCTTGGCATAA